A genomic region of Streptomyces rimosus contains the following coding sequences:
- a CDS encoding ribosomal maturation YjgA family protein translates to MRGYGVARTRLVACVAALLAVAAGLGVRAGAARTGLGPEVAKYAGDALYTVLVQTLVVLAAPRVRPPVAAGVALAISWAVEFAQLSDVPAELSRRSVVARLVLGSTFNAPDLFWYAVGAGCAWAVHGWLRGRSRTAVG, encoded by the coding sequence ATGCGGGGGTACGGCGTGGCTCGTACGCGCCTGGTGGCGTGCGTCGCGGCGCTGCTGGCCGTCGCCGCAGGGCTCGGCGTGCGGGCCGGGGCGGCCCGCACGGGACTGGGACCCGAGGTCGCCAAGTACGCGGGGGACGCGCTCTACACCGTGCTCGTGCAGACGCTGGTGGTGCTGGCCGCGCCGCGCGTCCGGCCGCCGGTCGCGGCCGGTGTGGCCCTGGCCATCAGCTGGGCCGTGGAGTTCGCGCAGCTCAGCGACGTACCGGCGGAGCTGTCCCGGCGCAGCGTGGTGGCGCGCCTGGTACTCGGCTCGACCTTCAACGCGCCGGATCTGTTCTGGTACGCGGTGGGCGCCGGGTGCGCCTGGGCGGTGCACGGGTGGCTGCGGGGGCGGAGCCGTACGGCCGTGGGGTGA
- a CDS encoding hemolysin family protein has product MTLVQLAVAALTLVSNAFFVGGEFAMISVRRSQIEPRAKDGDRRAERALWGLEHLSEMLATAQLGVTASSLVLGAMAEPAIAHLAEPLFAAVRVPHGLVHPVAFVLALSLATYLHMLVGEMVPKNIALAAPERSALLLGPPMVALTRALRPVVVSINALANTLLRLVRIEPANEVAAAFTDEELARIVQDSRHAGLLSDTGGERLRDALELGQRPVGDLLVPLSEMVTVDQRVTPDELERTAARAGFSRLPVTGPAGTVLGYLHIKDTLGVVERDRPFPRKALRPMPRVHRDTPLDDTLTTMRAAGTQLAAVGGEQGEVLGFVTMTDVLGELVGPPAPDRARGAVEGADQ; this is encoded by the coding sequence ATGACGCTGGTTCAGCTGGCGGTCGCCGCGTTGACTTTGGTCAGCAACGCCTTCTTCGTCGGCGGAGAATTCGCGATGATCTCCGTACGGCGCAGTCAGATCGAGCCGCGTGCCAAAGACGGGGACCGCCGGGCCGAACGGGCGCTGTGGGGTCTGGAACACCTCTCCGAGATGCTCGCCACCGCCCAACTGGGCGTCACTGCCTCCTCGTTGGTGCTCGGCGCGATGGCCGAACCCGCCATCGCGCACCTCGCCGAGCCACTGTTCGCGGCGGTGCGCGTCCCGCACGGACTCGTGCATCCGGTCGCGTTCGTCCTGGCGCTGTCCCTGGCCACGTATCTGCACATGCTCGTAGGGGAGATGGTCCCCAAGAACATCGCGCTGGCCGCGCCCGAACGCTCCGCGCTGCTGCTGGGGCCGCCGATGGTGGCCCTCACCCGCGCGCTGCGCCCCGTCGTCGTAAGCATCAACGCCCTGGCCAACACGCTGCTGCGGCTCGTCCGGATCGAGCCGGCGAACGAGGTCGCCGCCGCCTTCACGGACGAGGAACTCGCCCGTATCGTGCAGGACTCCCGGCACGCCGGGCTGCTCTCCGACACCGGCGGCGAGCGGCTGCGGGACGCGCTGGAGCTTGGGCAGCGGCCGGTCGGCGATCTGCTCGTACCGCTGTCGGAGATGGTCACCGTCGATCAGCGTGTGACCCCGGACGAGCTGGAACGGACCGCGGCCCGCGCCGGGTTCTCCCGGCTGCCGGTCACCGGCCCGGCCGGTACGGTCCTCGGCTACCTGCACATCAAGGACACCCTCGGCGTCGTCGAGCGCGACCGGCCGTTCCCCCGGAAGGCGCTGCGCCCCATGCCACGCGTGCACCGCGACACCCCGCTGGACGACACCCTGACCACGATGCGGGCGGCCGGCACCCAGCTGGCCGCGGTGGGCGGCGAGCAGGGCGAGGTGCTCGGCTTTGTCACGATGACGGACGTACTCGGGGAGCTGGTGGGCCCGCCCGCCCCGGACCGGGCCCGGGGCGCGGTCGAAGGAGCGGATCAATGA
- the rpe gene encoding ribulose-phosphate 3-epimerase, with product MALINPSILSADFARLAEEAKAVEGADWLHVDVMDNHFVPNLTLGAPVVEALSKATDTPLDLHLMIEDPDRWAPQYIEAGAGSVTFHAEAAAAPVRLAREIRAKGARASMALKPATPVEPYEDLLPELDMLLIMTVEPGFGGQAFLDIMLPKIRRTRELISKHGLQMWLQVDGGVSASTIERCAEAGADVFVAGSAVYGADDPAKAVRELRAQAEAATAGAGWACAH from the coding sequence ATGGCCTTGATCAACCCCAGCATCCTGTCCGCAGACTTCGCCCGGCTCGCCGAGGAGGCGAAGGCCGTCGAGGGCGCCGACTGGCTGCATGTCGATGTGATGGACAACCACTTCGTGCCGAATCTGACGCTGGGTGCTCCGGTCGTCGAGGCGCTGAGCAAGGCGACGGACACCCCGCTCGATCTGCATCTGATGATCGAGGACCCGGACCGGTGGGCGCCGCAGTACATCGAGGCGGGTGCCGGGTCGGTGACCTTTCACGCGGAGGCGGCGGCCGCGCCCGTACGGCTGGCGCGGGAGATCCGGGCCAAGGGGGCGCGGGCCTCGATGGCGCTCAAGCCGGCCACGCCGGTCGAGCCGTACGAGGATCTGCTGCCCGAGCTGGACATGCTGCTGATCATGACCGTGGAGCCGGGCTTCGGCGGGCAGGCGTTCCTGGACATCATGCTGCCGAAGATCCGCCGGACCCGGGAGCTGATCTCCAAGCACGGCCTGCAGATGTGGCTCCAGGTGGACGGCGGGGTCTCGGCGTCCACGATCGAGCGGTGTGCGGAGGCCGGCGCGGACGTCTTCGTGGCGGGTTCGGCGGTGTACGGGGCGGACGACCCGGCCAAGGCGGTGCGCGAGCTGCGCGCGCAGGCCGAGGCCGCGACGGCCGGGGCCGGCTGGGCCTGCGCGCACTGA
- a CDS encoding ribonuclease domain-containing protein: protein MVIRSAPRAAVGVLAALLACVLLLVSGCSGGGGGQGSAKPTHGAPSGSATAPEWARGMATVPAGRLPAQARETLRLIDAKGPFPYPKDGTVFGNNERLLPRQKRGYYHEYTVPTPGSKDRGARRIVTGDSHETYYTDDHYRTFKAVLR, encoded by the coding sequence ATGGTGATCCGTTCCGCTCCCCGTGCTGCCGTCGGCGTGCTCGCCGCGCTGCTGGCCTGCGTTCTGCTGTTGGTGTCCGGCTGTTCCGGAGGCGGTGGCGGGCAGGGGAGCGCGAAGCCCACGCACGGGGCGCCCTCGGGGAGCGCCACCGCGCCGGAGTGGGCGCGCGGCATGGCGACCGTACCGGCCGGCCGGCTGCCCGCGCAGGCCCGTGAGACGCTGCGGCTGATCGACGCGAAGGGCCCGTTCCCGTATCCGAAGGACGGCACGGTCTTCGGCAACAACGAGCGGCTGCTGCCCCGGCAGAAGCGGGGCTACTACCACGAATACACGGTTCCCACCCCGGGCTCGAAGGACCGTGGCGCGCGCCGGATCGTGACCGGCGACAGCCACGAGACGTACTACACCGATGACCACTACCGGACTTTCAAGGCGGTGCTCCGATGA
- a CDS encoding RsmB/NOP family class I SAM-dependent RNA methyltransferase gives MSGQSRRPSKPYRRPRKDPVRILAFEALRAVDERDAYANLVLPPMLRKARETGDFDGRDAALATELVYGTLRWQGTYDAIIARCVDRPLREVDPPVLDVLSLGAHQLLGTRIPTHAAVSASVELARVVLGDGRAKFVNAVLRKIAADDLNGWLERVAPEYDDDPEEHLGIVHAHPRWVVSALWDSLGGGRAGLEDLLAADNERPEVTLVARPGRSTPEELIEAVGEESALPGRWSPYAVRLAEGGEPGALDAVREGRAGVQDEGSQLVAVALANAPLEGADRTWLDGCAGPGGKAALLGALAAQRGARLLASEKQPHRARLVARSLAGNPGPYEVIAADGTRPPWRPGSFDRVLMDVPCTGLGALRRRPEARWRRRPEDLEGFAPLQRELLRQALLSVRVGGVVGYATCSPHLAETRAVVEDVLKARGGADVTAEWIDARPLLPGVPALGDGPDVQLWPHLHGTDAMYLALLRRTA, from the coding sequence GTGAGTGGCCAGTCGCGTCGTCCCAGCAAGCCCTATCGCCGCCCCCGTAAGGACCCGGTTCGGATACTCGCCTTCGAGGCGCTGCGGGCCGTCGACGAGCGGGACGCGTACGCGAACCTGGTGCTCCCGCCGATGCTGCGCAAGGCACGGGAGACCGGGGACTTCGACGGGCGGGACGCGGCGCTGGCCACCGAGCTGGTGTACGGCACGCTGCGGTGGCAGGGCACGTACGACGCGATCATCGCGCGGTGCGTGGACCGGCCGCTGCGCGAGGTGGACCCGCCGGTGCTGGACGTGCTCTCGCTCGGCGCTCACCAGCTGCTCGGCACGCGCATCCCGACACACGCCGCGGTGAGCGCCAGCGTCGAGCTGGCCCGCGTGGTGCTGGGCGACGGGCGCGCGAAGTTCGTCAACGCCGTGCTGCGGAAGATCGCCGCGGATGACCTGAACGGGTGGCTGGAGCGGGTCGCGCCGGAGTACGACGACGACCCCGAGGAGCATCTCGGGATCGTGCACGCGCACCCCCGGTGGGTCGTCTCGGCGCTCTGGGACTCCCTCGGCGGCGGGCGCGCGGGCCTGGAGGACCTGCTGGCGGCCGACAACGAGCGGCCCGAGGTCACGCTCGTGGCCCGGCCCGGGCGGTCCACCCCCGAGGAACTGATCGAGGCCGTGGGGGAGGAGAGCGCCCTGCCCGGCCGCTGGTCCCCGTACGCGGTACGGCTCGCCGAGGGCGGCGAGCCCGGCGCCCTGGACGCCGTACGGGAGGGCCGGGCCGGTGTCCAGGACGAGGGCAGCCAGCTCGTCGCGGTGGCCCTGGCCAACGCTCCCCTCGAAGGCGCCGACCGCACCTGGCTCGACGGCTGCGCCGGCCCGGGCGGCAAGGCCGCACTGCTGGGCGCGCTCGCCGCGCAGCGCGGCGCCCGGCTGCTCGCCTCCGAGAAGCAGCCGCACCGTGCCCGCCTGGTGGCGCGTTCGCTGGCGGGCAACCCCGGCCCGTACGAGGTCATCGCGGCCGACGGCACCCGCCCGCCGTGGCGCCCCGGCTCCTTCGACCGCGTCCTGATGGACGTCCCGTGCACCGGCCTCGGCGCCCTCCGGCGGCGCCCGGAGGCCCGCTGGCGCCGCCGCCCGGAGGACCTGGAAGGCTTCGCCCCCCTCCAGCGCGAACTCCTGCGCCAGGCCCTGCTCTCGGTCCGCGTCGGCGGCGTGGTCGGCTACGCGACCTGCTCACCGCACCTGGCCGAGACGCGCGCCGTGGTGGAGGACGTCCTCAAGGCACGGGGCGGCGCGGACGTGACCGCGGAGTGGATCGACGCCCGCCCGCTGCTGCCCGGCGTACCCGCTCTGGGCGACGGCCCGGACGTACAGCTGTGGCCGCATCTGCACGGTACGGACGCGATGTACTTGGCGCTGTTGCGGCGGACGGCGTAG
- a CDS encoding barstar family protein, producing the protein MTAPVPRPLAAVLDGGTPPGVVPWPHDRPAQEALDAARAAGWSGALLDLEGVTDKAEFMDRCARALRLPDWFGRNWDALADCLTDLSWCPADRGRVLVVCGWQGYAAAAPDDWSVAEEVIADAVAFWRDTDTGLAVVMARGRKPGASAE; encoded by the coding sequence ATGACGGCTCCCGTGCCCCGGCCGCTCGCGGCGGTGCTCGACGGCGGTACGCCCCCCGGGGTGGTGCCCTGGCCGCATGACCGGCCCGCGCAGGAAGCGCTGGACGCGGCGCGCGCGGCCGGGTGGAGCGGTGCGCTGCTCGACCTCGAAGGCGTCACGGACAAGGCGGAGTTCATGGACCGCTGCGCGCGGGCGTTGCGGCTGCCCGACTGGTTCGGCCGTAACTGGGACGCGCTGGCGGACTGCCTGACCGACCTGTCGTGGTGTCCGGCGGACCGCGGCCGGGTGCTGGTGGTGTGCGGCTGGCAGGGGTACGCGGCTGCCGCACCAGATGACTGGAGTGTCGCCGAGGAGGTCATCGCGGACGCGGTGGCTTTCTGGCGTGACACGGACACCGGGCTGGCCGTCGTGATGGCGCGCGGTCGGAAGCCGGGGGCTTCGGCGGAGTGA
- a CDS encoding hemolysin family protein, with protein MAEVLLLLVALALTLACAVFVAAEFSLTTVERSEVERAAEAGERGAEGVLSAVRALAFQLSGAQLGITVTSLVIGMLAEPSLAALLRGPLAAAGLPGTVVPGVASALGVGVSTVVLMVVGELVPKNWAISRPLAVARLVAGPLRAFSAVFAPFIRHLNRSANRIVRRFGLEPTEELASSRSPAELVALARYSAEEGALPADSAELFVRTLHLGELTAQSVMTPRVDVVALEARATAADAATLTLATGLSRFPVYRGGLDEVIGTVHIRDVLALDPAVRTATTVAQLATDPVRVPESLPVDRLLDRLRTVRTMAVVIDEYGGTAGIVTLEDIVEEMVGDVRDEYDPVEGPDLLRTGARSWEADGTLRLDGLAGIGLEAPDGPYETLAGLLATRLGRIPEPGDEVCAGGWRLTVLDVRRHRAERVRLTAPAGASSPVARADDGGRERA; from the coding sequence GTGGCCGAGGTGCTGCTCCTACTGGTGGCGTTGGCGCTCACGCTGGCCTGTGCCGTGTTCGTGGCGGCGGAGTTCTCGCTGACGACGGTCGAGCGCAGCGAGGTGGAGCGCGCGGCGGAGGCGGGGGAGCGGGGCGCCGAGGGGGTGCTGAGCGCGGTGCGCGCGCTCGCGTTCCAGCTGTCCGGCGCGCAACTGGGCATCACCGTCACCTCGTTGGTCATCGGCATGCTCGCGGAACCGTCGCTGGCGGCGCTGCTGCGCGGCCCGCTGGCGGCGGCCGGACTGCCGGGCACGGTGGTGCCCGGCGTCGCGTCCGCGCTCGGGGTGGGCGTGTCCACCGTGGTGCTGATGGTCGTCGGCGAACTCGTGCCCAAGAACTGGGCGATCTCCCGGCCGCTGGCCGTGGCCCGGCTGGTGGCCGGCCCGCTGCGCGCCTTCAGCGCCGTCTTCGCGCCGTTCATCCGCCATCTGAACCGGTCCGCCAACCGGATCGTCCGGCGCTTCGGGCTGGAGCCCACCGAGGAACTGGCGTCCTCCCGCAGCCCGGCCGAACTGGTCGCGCTGGCCCGGTACTCGGCCGAGGAGGGCGCCCTGCCCGCCGACTCGGCGGAACTGTTCGTACGGACCCTGCATTTGGGCGAGCTGACGGCCCAGAGCGTCATGACGCCGCGGGTCGACGTGGTCGCCCTGGAGGCGCGGGCCACCGCCGCCGACGCGGCCACCCTCACCCTGGCCACCGGCCTGTCCCGCTTTCCCGTGTACCGGGGTGGCCTGGACGAGGTGATCGGCACCGTCCACATCCGTGACGTGCTCGCCCTCGACCCCGCGGTGCGGACCGCCACCACGGTCGCTCAGCTGGCCACCGACCCCGTACGGGTGCCGGAGTCGCTGCCCGTCGACCGGCTGCTGGACCGGCTGCGCACCGTCCGGACGATGGCGGTGGTGATCGACGAGTACGGCGGTACGGCCGGGATCGTCACCCTGGAGGACATCGTCGAGGAGATGGTCGGCGACGTACGGGACGAGTACGACCCGGTGGAGGGTCCTGACCTGCTGCGGACCGGGGCGCGGTCCTGGGAGGCGGACGGCACCCTGCGCCTGGACGGGCTGGCCGGGATCGGCCTGGAGGCGCCCGACGGGCCGTACGAGACGCTGGCCGGACTGCTCGCGACCCGGCTGGGGCGGATTCCGGAGCCCGGCGACGAGGTGTGCGCCGGGGGCTGGCGGCTGACGGTGCTGGACGTGCGCAGGCACCGGGCCGAGCGGGTACGGCTGACCGCGCCCGCCGGTGCGTCCTCGCCGGTGGCCCGGGCCGACGACGGCGGGAGGGAGCGGGCATGA
- a CDS encoding PP2C family protein-serine/threonine phosphatase: MREVRQGALLLLTALAGAAVAAGDLALGPDISLTGLLMIGPLVAATRLEGACTAAVSFAALLLGVAVAAHEHTLSRTDQLLSLTVLAAAAAYATWASDRQAVLDSQLAGVAAAAQRAILRPTSFRVSGASVCARYRSAAPRAVIGGDLYAFADTPSGLRVLIGDVRGKGLEAVRLSAAAIGHFRDCAYTRSNLAEVVEEADRRLIDDLGPEDFITAVIAEISPGRLRLVNCGHHPPLHLPAAGPPVLLTPAEPTTPIGLYPMPRVQEVELSPGDRLLLYTDGLAEARDPHGTMIDLAGLLPACSLPDLNDAIEAVLSTMCRHTHGAQDDDVALVLIELEPSLPRQHHAHTPPAVTATSAERPGEPRETACPSPSAAVSD, encoded by the coding sequence ATGCGCGAAGTCCGACAGGGCGCCCTGCTGCTGCTCACGGCCCTGGCCGGAGCCGCCGTCGCGGCCGGGGACCTGGCGCTGGGACCGGACATCAGCCTGACCGGGCTGCTGATGATCGGCCCGCTGGTCGCCGCCACCAGACTCGAAGGAGCGTGCACCGCCGCGGTCTCGTTCGCCGCCCTGCTCCTGGGCGTGGCCGTCGCCGCACACGAACACACCCTGAGCCGCACCGACCAGCTGCTGTCCCTGACCGTGCTCGCCGCCGCCGCTGCCTACGCGACCTGGGCCTCCGACCGGCAGGCCGTCCTGGACAGTCAGCTCGCCGGGGTCGCGGCCGCCGCGCAGCGCGCGATCCTGCGGCCCACCTCGTTCCGGGTCAGCGGCGCGTCGGTGTGCGCCCGCTACCGCTCCGCCGCTCCGCGCGCCGTCATCGGCGGCGATCTGTACGCCTTCGCCGACACCCCGAGCGGTCTGCGGGTGCTGATCGGCGATGTACGCGGCAAGGGCCTGGAGGCGGTCCGCCTGTCCGCGGCGGCCATAGGGCACTTCCGCGACTGCGCCTACACCCGCAGCAACCTCGCCGAGGTGGTCGAGGAGGCCGACCGGCGGCTGATCGACGACCTCGGCCCGGAGGACTTCATCACCGCCGTGATCGCCGAGATATCCCCGGGGCGGCTGCGGCTGGTCAACTGCGGCCACCACCCGCCCCTGCACCTGCCCGCCGCCGGCCCGCCGGTCTTACTCACCCCGGCCGAGCCGACCACGCCCATCGGGCTGTATCCGATGCCCCGCGTCCAGGAGGTGGAACTGTCCCCCGGCGACCGCCTGCTGCTCTACACCGACGGCCTCGCCGAGGCCCGGGACCCGCACGGCACGATGATCGATCTGGCCGGCCTGCTGCCGGCCTGCTCGCTGCCCGATCTCAACGACGCGATCGAGGCCGTGCTGTCGACGATGTGCCGGCACACCCACGGCGCCCAGGACGACGATGTCGCCCTCGTCCTGATCGAGCTGGAGCCCAGCCTGCCCCGCCAGCACCACGCCCACACCCCGCCCGCCGTCACGGCCACCAGCGCCGAGCGGCCCGGTGAGCCCCGCGAAACCGCCTGCCCCTCGCCCTCGGCCGCGGTGTCCGACTGA
- a CDS encoding sugar-binding transcriptional regulator, with the protein MGPAELVQAAAMARRFYLEGKSKIQIAEEFGVSRFKVARVLETALERDLVRIEIRVPAELDAERSDALRARYGLRHAVVVESPADAADDAPDPENLGEVAADLLGELVTEGDVLGLAWGRSTIHMAAALHRLPPCTVVQLTGVYDAGTADRGSVEAVRRAADVSGGEAHPIYAPMLLPDPATAAALRGQTGIARAFEYFDKVTVACVSIGSWAPGISTVYDMLTEQEREHYASLGAAAEMSAHLFDAEGRRIGRDLGERCITVEADRLRRIPEVVAIAGGRRKAAAIGAVLRSGLVTSLVTDTAAADHLLLETGPGPRPALERADPDGS; encoded by the coding sequence ATGGGCCCCGCCGAGCTGGTGCAGGCCGCGGCCATGGCCCGCCGCTTCTACCTAGAGGGCAAGTCCAAGATCCAGATCGCCGAGGAGTTCGGCGTCAGCCGCTTCAAGGTCGCCCGGGTGCTGGAGACGGCGCTGGAGCGCGACCTCGTACGGATCGAGATCCGCGTCCCGGCGGAGCTGGACGCCGAACGGTCCGACGCGCTGCGGGCCCGCTACGGCCTGCGGCACGCGGTCGTGGTGGAGTCGCCCGCCGACGCGGCCGACGACGCCCCGGACCCGGAGAACCTCGGCGAGGTCGCGGCCGACCTGCTGGGGGAACTGGTGACGGAGGGGGACGTGCTCGGGCTCGCCTGGGGCCGGTCCACCATCCACATGGCGGCCGCGCTGCACCGCCTCCCGCCGTGCACGGTCGTGCAGCTGACCGGCGTGTACGACGCCGGGACCGCGGACCGCGGGTCGGTCGAGGCGGTCCGCCGCGCCGCCGACGTCTCGGGCGGCGAGGCGCACCCCATCTACGCGCCGATGCTGCTGCCCGATCCGGCGACCGCCGCCGCCCTGCGCGGCCAGACCGGCATCGCCCGCGCGTTCGAGTACTTCGACAAGGTCACCGTCGCCTGTGTCTCCATCGGCTCCTGGGCGCCGGGCATCTCCACCGTCTACGACATGCTCACGGAGCAGGAGCGGGAGCACTACGCCTCGCTGGGCGCCGCCGCCGAGATGTCCGCGCACCTCTTCGACGCCGAGGGGCGCCGGATCGGGCGGGACCTGGGCGAGCGGTGCATCACCGTCGAGGCGGACCGGCTGCGCCGTATCCCCGAGGTCGTGGCGATCGCGGGCGGCCGACGCAAGGCGGCGGCGATCGGCGCGGTGCTGCGGTCCGGGCTGGTGACGAGCCTGGTGACGGACACGGCCGCCGCCGATCATCTGCTGCTGGAGACGGGCCCCGGCCCGCGTCCGGCGCTGGAGCGGGCGGACCCGGACGGCTCGTGA
- a CDS encoding GuaB1 family IMP dehydrogenase-related protein, producing the protein MKFLNDAKPPYDLTYDDVFMVPGRSAVGSRQGVDLASPDGTGTTIPLVVANMTAIAGRRMAETVARRGGLVVIPQDIPIEVVTEVVGWVKRRHLVLDTPIVLSPVSTVADALALLPKRAHGAGIVVEGGRPVGVVTEHDLTGVDRFTQVAEVMSKDLLVLDADIDPREAFNRLDAANRKLAPAVDADGMLAGILTRKGALRATLYKPATDADGKLRIAAAVGINGDVAGKAKALLAAGVDTLVVDTAHGHQESMISAVKAVRALDPQVPIVAGNIVAADGVRDLIEAGADIIKVGVGPGAMCTTRMMTGVGRPQFSAVLECAAEAKKYGKHVWADGGVRHPRDVAMALAAGASNVMIGSWFAGTYESPGDLQHTADGRPYKESFGMASARAVRNRTSEESAYDRARKALFEEGISTSKMFVDPARPGVEDLIDSIIAGVRSSCTYAGAASLEEFAEKAVVGVQSAAGYAEGKPLHASWS; encoded by the coding sequence ATGAAGTTTCTGAACGATGCCAAGCCGCCGTACGACCTGACGTACGACGATGTGTTCATGGTGCCCGGCCGCTCCGCGGTCGGCTCCCGCCAGGGCGTGGACCTGGCCTCGCCGGACGGCACCGGCACGACCATCCCGCTGGTGGTCGCGAACATGACCGCCATCGCCGGACGCCGGATGGCCGAGACCGTGGCCCGCCGCGGCGGCCTGGTCGTCATCCCGCAGGACATCCCGATCGAGGTCGTCACCGAGGTCGTCGGCTGGGTCAAGCGCCGTCACCTGGTCCTGGACACGCCCATCGTGCTGTCCCCGGTCTCCACCGTCGCGGACGCCCTGGCGCTGCTGCCCAAGCGGGCGCACGGCGCCGGGATCGTCGTCGAGGGCGGCCGCCCGGTCGGCGTCGTCACCGAGCACGACCTGACCGGCGTGGACCGCTTCACGCAGGTCGCCGAGGTCATGTCCAAGGACCTGCTGGTCCTGGACGCGGACATCGACCCGCGCGAGGCGTTCAACCGGCTCGACGCCGCCAACCGCAAGCTGGCCCCCGCGGTCGACGCGGACGGCATGCTGGCGGGCATCCTGACCCGCAAGGGCGCCCTCCGCGCGACGCTGTACAAGCCCGCCACGGACGCCGACGGCAAGCTGCGCATCGCCGCCGCCGTGGGCATCAACGGCGATGTGGCCGGCAAGGCGAAGGCCCTGCTGGCGGCCGGTGTGGACACCCTCGTGGTGGACACCGCGCACGGCCACCAGGAGTCGATGATCAGCGCGGTCAAGGCCGTACGGGCGCTGGACCCGCAGGTGCCGATCGTCGCCGGCAACATCGTCGCCGCCGACGGCGTGCGCGACCTCATCGAGGCCGGCGCGGACATCATCAAGGTCGGCGTGGGCCCGGGTGCCATGTGCACCACCCGCATGATGACCGGCGTGGGCCGCCCGCAGTTCTCCGCCGTCCTGGAGTGCGCCGCCGAGGCGAAGAAGTACGGCAAGCACGTCTGGGCGGACGGCGGCGTGCGCCACCCGCGCGACGTGGCGATGGCGCTGGCCGCCGGCGCCTCCAACGTCATGATCGGCTCCTGGTTCGCCGGTACGTACGAGTCGCCCGGCGACCTCCAGCACACCGCCGACGGGCGTCCGTACAAGGAGAGCTTCGGCATGGCCTCGGCGCGTGCGGTCCGCAACCGTACGAGTGAGGAATCGGCGTACGACCGGGCGCGCAAGGCGCTCTTCGAGGAGGGCATCTCCACCTCGAAGATGTTCGTCGACCCGGCCCGTCCGGGCGTCGAGGACCTGATCGACTCGATCATCGCGGGCGTGCGCAGCTCCTGCACGTACGCGGGCGCTGCCTCCCTGGAGGAGTTCGCGGAGAAGGCCGTCGTCGGTGTACAGAGTGCCGCCGGCTACGCGGAGGGCAAGCCGCTGCACGCCAGCTGGAGCTGA